The DNA window ACTCAGATGACCTCAGCACTGTCAATGTCCGATGCCGAACTACAGGCTACAGCTACAGGTTTCCGCAGCGCTATTTTGGGCAAAGTCGGCAATCATTATCCAGCTCCTCTAAAAGCGGTTGAGTTGATTTCCGCTGCTGCCCACTTGGGGCGCGATGACGCCATTAAAATGGAAAATGAAGCCTTCTATGAAATATCCCAAACTCCTCAGGCAAGAGCCATGGTGGGGCTGTTTTTAAGTGATCAATATATAGTTAAGCAGGCAAAAAATCGTAGCCGTGCCCTGGCTGACAAACTGCCGGAGATCAAAACTGCTGGCGTGATTGGTGCCGGTATTATGGGTGGCGGTATTGCCTACCAAAACGCGATTCGCGGTTACTCGGTAGTGATGAAAGATATTAACCAGCCAGCATTGGATCTGGGTATTCAGGAAGCCAATAAGCTACTGGCCAAAGGCGTTAAGCGCGGCAAGTTAACCGAAGAGAAAGCCGGCCAGATACTTAGCCTGATCAAGCCAAGCCTTGAAGACGCTGATGTAGCCCCTTGCAACATACTGGTTGAAGCCGTAGTTGAACTGGAATCGGTTAAGAAAATGGTGCTGCCCGCCGTTGAGGCCTTGCTCGATGACAGCGCAGTGATTACCTCAAACACCTCGACCATCTCGATCAACCGCCTTGCTGAGTCTTTAAAGCGCCCAGAAAATTTCTGCGGCATGCACTTCTTTAATCCGGTTCACGCCATGCCACTGGTTGAAATTATTCGCGGCGAAAACACTTCTGATGCAACCATCGCAGCGGTCTGTGCCTATGCTTTGGGCCTTGGTAAGAAGCCAATTGTGGTTAACGACTGCCCGGGATTCTTAGTCAACCGCGTACTCTTCGCCATGCTCTTTGGCCTCGAGATTATGATCTCAGAAGGCGTTGACTTTCAGCAAGTGGATAAGGTCATGGAAGGTTGGGGGCTGCCAATGGGACCGGCTTATTTGATGGACGTAATCGGCATAGACACAATCAATCACTGCTATCCAGTGATGATCAATGGCTTGCCTGAGCGCTTCAAGAAAACTGCTGACCTGTGGCCCACTGAAGCTATCTTTCAGGCTGAACGCCTGGGTCAGAAAAATGGTCTTGGCTACTACAGCTATGAATTGAATGAAAAAGGTAAGCCAAGCAAGGCGGTTGACGAGAATGTGATTAAGATGTTTGCCGATCTTTATGGTGAATCCAAGATGGTGGATGCGGATGAGATTGTCGATCGCCTGATGATCGCCATGGCCATGGAAATGGTTCACTGCTTAGAAGAGGGCATTGTTGCCTCACCAGCAGAAGCGGATATGGCGCTGATTTACGGTGTCGGTTTCCCAGCATTCCGCGGCGGTGTCTGTCGTTGGATGGATGAGATTGGTCTGCAGGAAGTCTGTGATCGTGGCGATAGATATGCGCACATTAGTGAGCTGTATAGACCCACTGAGAAATTGCGTGCGATGGCTGCTAAGGGTGAAACCTTGTATTAAGCTGATTATTGCAACCTGTCATCCCGACTGCTTTATTGCTTAGGGATGACAGGCTTGAGGGCCACTCCGAGCAACTACAACCTGCTAATTCTTTACAGATCTAAAGGTCTCTCAGGAGTGCCCTGCATAAACGGCCCATCAACACAGATGCGTCGACCGTCTGGTGAAGCACAGGCTCCACAGATACCCACGCCACATTTAGTCAGATAATCAATCGCACTAAAGATCTGCTCATCGCGACAGAACTCACGCTGTACTTTCGCTGCGGCGTGCACCATAGGTGAAGGTCCGCAGTTATAGAACACTAACTTATCCAATTCCTGCTGATCCATCTCTTCAAGACGACTGCGTAACAGCTCAGTGACAAC is part of the SAR92 clade bacterium H455 genome and encodes:
- the fadB gene encoding fatty acid oxidation complex subunit alpha FadB, with the protein product MYKGQTVSLTLIDNGFAEIQFDNQGESVNKFNQQTLADLREAVDTLKGQSGIRGLLVSSAKPVFVVGADITEFKDMFNATKEAFIAGAQTVNGLFSEIEDLPYPSVAAINGFALGGGFEICLACDSRVISSKAAVGLPETGLGIIPGWGGTVRLPRLVGYSTAVHWVASGEQQRPKAALAAGAVDAIAEPEQLREVSLGLLAELASGQRDYQARRTQMTSALSMSDAELQATATGFRSAILGKVGNHYPAPLKAVELISAAAHLGRDDAIKMENEAFYEISQTPQARAMVGLFLSDQYIVKQAKNRSRALADKLPEIKTAGVIGAGIMGGGIAYQNAIRGYSVVMKDINQPALDLGIQEANKLLAKGVKRGKLTEEKAGQILSLIKPSLEDADVAPCNILVEAVVELESVKKMVLPAVEALLDDSAVITSNTSTISINRLAESLKRPENFCGMHFFNPVHAMPLVEIIRGENTSDATIAAVCAYALGLGKKPIVVNDCPGFLVNRVLFAMLFGLEIMISEGVDFQQVDKVMEGWGLPMGPAYLMDVIGIDTINHCYPVMINGLPERFKKTADLWPTEAIFQAERLGQKNGLGYYSYELNEKGKPSKAVDENVIKMFADLYGESKMVDADEIVDRLMIAMAMEMVHCLEEGIVASPAEADMALIYGVGFPAFRGGVCRWMDEIGLQEVCDRGDRYAHISELYRPTEKLRAMAAKGETLY